In Thermoanaerobaculia bacterium, the genomic window CGCCCACCCCTCGACGTAGGCCGTGTTGCCTCCCTGCTGCCGGAACGGCGGGATCGTCGGGAGCTCCTGCGCGATCGACAGCTGCATGTGATGGCCCGGCACGCCCTCGTGGTACGCGGTCGTCTCGATGTTGATGATCTTGCGCTTTTCGAAATCCCCCGTGTTGACGTTCACGACGCCGGGGCGCGACCCGTCGGGCGTTCCGGTGTTGTACTCGGCGCCGGCAGCGTCCTTCTCGCGGAACGCCTCCGTCGGCTTGACCTCGACTTTCGCCTTCGGCAGGCGGCCGAACATCTGCGGGAGCTTCGCCCACATCGCGGTGATGTACTTCGAATAGAGGTCGACGATCTCCTGCCGGGAGTGAGCGTGGAGCTTCGGGTCCTTCTCGATCGCCGCGTCGAACGCCTTGCGGTCCGCGTACCCCATTTTCTTCGCGATCTTCTCCATCTCGCCTTCGATCCGGGCGACCTCGCGCAGGCCGAGCTGGTGGATCTCCTCCGGGGTCATGTCGGTCGTCGTCGACTCCTTCACCCGGAACGCGTAGCGCGCCGCTCCGTCGGGAAGCGACCAGAGCCCGACTTCCGTCCGGCCCTTCGGCGCGTAGTCGTCCTTCACGAACTTCGCGAATTTCACGTACTCGGGCTCGATCGAATCCCGGATCGTCGCGACGAGCGCGTCGTGGATCCGCTTCTGATCCTCGGGAGAGACGGTCTTCGGGAACTTCGAGAGGCACAGCGCGAAGGGCGACTTCTCCGGATCCGCCTTCGCGATCGTCTCGGCCTGCGGGACGACCTTCTCGAGGAGGAACTTCGGGGGCATCAGGCCGTCGGCCATGCCGCGGCGCATGTGGTCCATCGTGTCGTCGAGCTGCTTCGGCAGGTTCTTCAGACGGGTCAGGTAATCGTCGTAGTCCTTCGTCGTGTCGAAAGCGAGATAATTGACGAACTGCGGCGCCTGGATGTGGAGTCCCGAGATCTGCGTCACCGGCATCTCCCAACCCTTGAACTTCGCCCCTTCGAGGCCCTCCTCGAGCTGCCGGACCATGAGGGTCTTGTTGAGCTGCTCCTGCTCGGGGAAGCCCGACGTGTCGATCGCCTCGAACCGCTTCAGAAACGCGGCCGATTTCGCGAGGTCCTTCTCGATCGCCGCGAGCGAGGTGTCGCTCGACTTGTCGTTCCATCGCTTGTCCCCGATGATCGACGCGAACTCGGGGTTGGTCGAGAGGGTGTACTCCCACTGCTCGGCGAGGAGATCGTTCAGGGCCTTGCGGCGAGCGTCCAGGGGCGCGGGCGGAGCGTCGGCCCCGAGCGAAACGGCCGCCAGCAGCGCGCCGAGCACGGTCAAAGTCACGAATCGAACCATCGGGCCTCCTTGTTTCTTCCGGCTACTACGGAGAAGCCGCTCATTTGTTCGGGAGCGCCGGCGTCTTCCGGCCGCACTACGATAGCAGGGCCATGGACGACGCGCCGCTTCCCGAGCCCGCCGCGCTGCCGGTCCGGGGGCCGTTCACGGCCGGAAACGCCGCGGCCTACCTTGGCCGGGCGCTGCGCCTCCGGTGCCCGGTCTGCGGCGAGCACCCGATCTTCCTTCCCTGGAGACGCGTGCGCTCGCTTCGCGAATGGCTGACGCCGCTCGAAGGATGCCCCCGCTGCCGGTACCGCTACGATCGCGAGCCCGGATACTTCCTCCTCGCGACGTGGGCCTTCAACTACGCCGCCGTCGGAGGCGCGGCGCTCGTCGCCTGGTTCCTCCTCGCGACGTTCACCTCGATCCCGCTCCTCCCGATGCTCCTGCTGCTCCTCATCCCGATGCCCGTCGCGAGCCTCCTCTTCGTCCGGCACGCGAAGTCGCTGTGGCTCGGGTTCGACCACTTCCTCGATCCCTTCCGGAAGAGGACTCCCCGCGCGCCGCGGCCGTGAATCGGGACTTGATTCGCGGCCGCCGAACGGCCGCTCCGCTCCGGACCTTCCGCCGGGGCTGGGGCTCCCCGTCAGAGGGGAAAGAACCGCGGGACGAGGACGACGATCCCGGCCACGAGCGCGACGACCAGAGGAAGACCCACCCGAAGGTAGTCGCGGAACCGGTACCCCCCCGGCCCCATGACGAGCACGTTCACGGGGTGCGAGAAGGGCGTGAGCATCGAGGTCGACGTCGCGAGCGCCACCGCCATCGCGAAAGCGCGCGGGTTGGCGCCGAGGTGCACGGCGGTCGAGACGGCGATCGGTCCCACGATGAGCGGCGTGGCGGCGCCCCCGGGGATCACCTGCGTGAGGATCGCGGTCAGGATCGTGAAGAGGGCGAGCAGCCCGTGCGGGCTCTCCGCGTGCGACGCGCCGATGAGAGCGCGCGCGACGAGTGCCGCCGCTCCCGAATGCGTCAGCGCGATCGACAGCGGCAGCATCGCGCCGATCAGGGACACCGCGCGCCAGTCGATCGACCGGTACGCCTCCTCCGAGGACAGTCCGCCGAAAAGCAGGAGGGCGACCGCGCCGACGAAAAGCGCGGTCGCGACCGAGGAGGGAAAGAGCATGGCGCCGACCATCGACGCGAGCACGATCGCGACGGAGATGCGGCGGCGCGCCGGAGGAGGGGGCGCGGCGAGGTCCTCGTGGCCCAGAACCAGGATCTCTCCCTCGTCGCGCATCCGCTGGAACGCCGCGCGCGGGCCCTGCATCAGGAGGGCGTCGCCGAACTGCAGCGGCGTCTCCGCGAGACCCCCGGTCTCGACGAACGCGCCGTCCCTCCAGACCGACAGGACGGAGACGCCGCCGAGCGCTTCGCGGAAGTTGATCTCGCGCAGGCTCCGGTTGGCGAAACGCGACCGCGGCGCGACGACGCCTTCCACGAGCGCCACGCGGGGCGAGGAGAGATAGCGGGTCGGTCTCTTCAGGCGGATGATCTCGAGGCCGGCTTCGCGCATCACGGCCGGGTCGGGGGGCACGCCGTCGAGAACGAGAATGTCCCCGGCGGCCAGAGGCTGCTCCTTCTCGGGAGCCCGCCGCTGCGTGCCGTCGGCATGGACGACGGCGACGACGACGACGCCGAGGTCGTGAGCGATGCCGCTCTTTCCGAGCGTCGTGCCGGCGATCGGCGAGCCGGGAAGGATCCGCGCGCTCTCGATGCGGCGGCCGAGCTCGTAGATCTGCGTGAGCGTCCGCGGCGGGGCGCCCCCGGCGAGCCGGTCCTCGGGCTCCGAGCGCGCGGGGAGAAGACGCGGCGCGACGAGGCCGGCGTAGAGCAGCCCCGCGAGCGCGAGCGTCCCGCCGACGGGAAGGAAATCCATGAGACCGAAGGGCGCGAATCCCTTCTGGCGCAGCATCTCGCCGACGACGATGTTCGAGGTCGTGAGGAGCGTCGCCATTCCGCCGAGCTGGGTCGCCAGCGCGAGCGGAAGCAGCACCTTCGACGGCGAGATGCGGCTGCGGCGGAGCGCGTCGGTGGCCCCCGGCAGCAGCACCGCGGCCGCGGCGATGTTGTTCATCACGAGGGAAAAGCCCGCGGCGGCCAGGAGGATGGCCGCGCGCAGCACCGGGGGACGCCCCGCGCTGAGCTTCACGAAGCCGGACCCGAGGCGCCGGGTGAGCCCGCTGCGCGTCAGCGCCCCGCTGAACAGGAACGCCGCGATCAGGATCACGATCGCGGGGCTCGCGAATCCCGAGAAAGCTTCGTCGAAGTCGACGTATCGGAGGAGGAGGAGCACGGCCAGGAGTCCCAGTGCGACCCGGTCGGGCGAGACGATCTCCCACAGGAACGCGGCGGTGGCGAGCGCCACGAGAGCGAGAAGCACCGGGGCGCCCAGCA contains:
- a CDS encoding DUF885 family protein, producing MVRFVTLTVLGALLAAVSLGADAPPAPLDARRKALNDLLAEQWEYTLSTNPEFASIIGDKRWNDKSSDTSLAAIEKDLAKSAAFLKRFEAIDTSGFPEQEQLNKTLMVRQLEEGLEGAKFKGWEMPVTQISGLHIQAPQFVNYLAFDTTKDYDDYLTRLKNLPKQLDDTMDHMRRGMADGLMPPKFLLEKVVPQAETIAKADPEKSPFALCLSKFPKTVSPEDQKRIHDALVATIRDSIEPEYVKFAKFVKDDYAPKGRTEVGLWSLPDGAARYAFRVKESTTTDMTPEEIHQLGLREVARIEGEMEKIAKKMGYADRKAFDAAIEKDPKLHAHSRQEIVDLYSKYITAMWAKLPQMFGRLPKAKVEVKPTEAFREKDAAGAEYNTGTPDGSRPGVVNVNTGDFEKRKIINIETTAYHEGVPGHHMQLSIAQELPTIPPFRQQGGNTAYVEGWALYAEDLGRDAGFFQDPYQLYGHYQDEMLRAIRLVVDTGLHYKKWTRPQVVDFFHAHSGSDEVEVQSETDRYISWPAQALGYKIGQLTILALREKAKKELGEKFDIRKFHDEVLGAGALPMDVLQTRIDAWIAAQKAA
- a CDS encoding SLC13 family permease, with the translated sequence MLGAPVLLALVALATAAFLWEIVSPDRVALGLLAVLLLLRYVDFDEAFSGFASPAIVILIAAFLFSGALTRSGLTRRLGSGFVKLSAGRPPVLRAAILLAAAGFSLVMNNIAAAAVLLPGATDALRRSRISPSKVLLPLALATQLGGMATLLTTSNIVVGEMLRQKGFAPFGLMDFLPVGGTLALAGLLYAGLVAPRLLPARSEPEDRLAGGAPPRTLTQIYELGRRIESARILPGSPIAGTTLGKSGIAHDLGVVVVAVVHADGTQRRAPEKEQPLAAGDILVLDGVPPDPAVMREAGLEIIRLKRPTRYLSSPRVALVEGVVAPRSRFANRSLREINFREALGGVSVLSVWRDGAFVETGGLAETPLQFGDALLMQGPRAAFQRMRDEGEILVLGHEDLAAPPPPARRRISVAIVLASMVGAMLFPSSVATALFVGAVALLLFGGLSSEEAYRSIDWRAVSLIGAMLPLSIALTHSGAAALVARALIGASHAESPHGLLALFTILTAILTQVIPGGAATPLIVGPIAVSTAVHLGANPRAFAMAVALATSTSMLTPFSHPVNVLVMGPGGYRFRDYLRVGLPLVVALVAGIVVLVPRFFPL
- a CDS encoding DUF983 domain-containing protein; its protein translation is MDDAPLPEPAALPVRGPFTAGNAAAYLGRALRLRCPVCGEHPIFLPWRRVRSLREWLTPLEGCPRCRYRYDREPGYFLLATWAFNYAAVGGAALVAWFLLATFTSIPLLPMLLLLLIPMPVASLLFVRHAKSLWLGFDHFLDPFRKRTPRAPRP